The Streptomyces lienomycini sequence CCGCGCCGGCAGACCGGGCGCGGCCCCCGCCGACGCGTCCGGCTCGGTGAGCGAGCAGCGCACCCGCGAGGGCGCGGGACCGTAGTCCGTCGGAACCTCCGTGGCGCGGATGCCGCACCCGGTCAGCAGCGCGGCCAGTACTACGAGCCCGGAGAGGGCCGGCAGACGGCGTACGGTCATCAGACCTGTCCCTTCGCGTCCTTGCCCCTGACCGTGTCCTTGCTGCCGTCCCCCGGGGCGTCTCCGGGGGACCCGGCGCCCGCGCCGTCCCCCTCGGCGGGCGGGGACGGGTCCTGGGGCAGCCACAGCGTGAAGACCGCACCGCCCCCCGGGGAGTTCTCGGCGGATATCCGACCGCCGTGGATGTGCGCGTTCTCCAGGGCGATGGACAGGCCGAGCCCGCTGCCCTCGGAGCGCGGCCGGGAGGCGCTCGCCTTGTAGAAGCGGTCGAAGACGTGCGGCAGGACGTCCTCGGGGATGCCCGGACCGTTGTCCCGCACCCGGATGACGATCTCGTCGTCCGCCCGCGACACCGACACCCGCACCGGCGACCCGCCGTGCTTGAGCGCGTTGCCGATCAGGTTGGCGAGGATGACGTCCAGGCGGCGCGGGTCCAGGCGGGCGTGGATGCCGCGCTCGGCGTCCAGCTCGACGGCGTCCAGCCAGGCCCGGGCGTCGATGCAGGCGGTGATCTGGTCGACGACGTCGACGTCGTCCAGGACGAGGCGGGCGGTGCCCGCGTCGAAGCGGGTGACCTCCATCAGGTTCTCCACCAGGTCGTTCAGCCGCCGGGTCTCGCTCACCACCAGCCGCACGGCGGGCTCGACCATCGGATCGAAACTCCCGCCCTCGCCCTCGCTCGCGAACTCCAGCTCCTCCTCCAGCACCTCCGTCACCGCGGTGAGCGCCGTCAGCGGGGTACGCAGCTCGTGGCTCATGTCCGCGACGAAGCGCCGCGACGCCTGCTCACGGCCGGCCATGTCGGCCACCCGCTTCTCCAGCGCCTCGGCGGCGCTGTTGAACGTCCGGGACAGATCGGCGAGTTCGTCGGTGCCCGAGACGCGCAGCCGGGTGTCCAGCTTCCCCTCGCCCAGCCGTCGCGCCGCGACCCCGAGCCGGTGTACGGGCTTCAGCACGGTCGTCGCCAGGGCCTGCGCGAGCAGCGCCGAGCCGAGCAGGGCGACCGCGGTGGCGATCCCCAGCGACCAGGCGAGCGAGTTCAGGTCCTTGGCCTCCGGTTCCAGCGACTTGAGCATGTAGCCGGTCGGCCCGCCGCCGATCACCTTCGTGCCCGCCACCAGGTACGGAGTGCCGTCGTCGGTGATCCGCTGCCAGTACAGGTGGTACGGCTGCTTGTTGGCCGAGGTGACCTTCTGCTCCTTGTTCACCGCCCCACGCAGCGACTCGGGCACGTCGGACAGCGCGAAGCCGCCCAGGCCGCCGGAACTGCCGTACACGGCGCCGCCGCCGGCCTTCTCGGCGACCAGCAGCACCGAGAAGCGCTGGCTGCTGTTGGCCATCTGCCCCGCCGTGTGCTGCAACTCGTCCTGCGTGGGGTGCTCGGGCAGCGCGCCCGCCCGGTTCTGCATCTCCTGCTCGAAGCCGCGCAGCACGGCGTCCTGGGTACGGGTGAGCACCGCCTCCCGGTTCAGCCAGTAGGCGATGCCGGACGCGGACACGGCGGCGGTGAGCGCGACCAGACCGAAGACGAGGACGAGCCTGAGACGCAGACTGGTGAAGCGCAGCCAGGACCAGACTCCCTTGCGAGCCGCGGCCCAGCCGCGCAACCCCCCCTGGTGTTCCTTGGTCACTGAGGCGGATCCAGCCGGTAGCCGACACCGCGCACGGTACGGATCAGGGTCGGGGACGACGGCACGTCCTCGACCTTGGCGCGCAGCCGCTGGACGCAGGCGTCCACCAGCCGGGAGTCACCGAGGTAGTCGTGCTCCCACACCAGCCGCAGCAACTGCTGCCGGGACAGCGCCTGTCCCGGCCGGCGGCTCAGTTCGAGGAGCAGCCGCAGCTCGGTCGGCGTGAGCTGGAGGTCCTCGCCGTTCTTCGTCACCGTCATCGCGGAACGGTCGATGACCAGGCTGCCGAAGCTCGCCGAGTCGGTCGACTCCCGTTCCCCGCGCCGCAGCACGGCCCGGATCCGGGCGTCGAGCACCCGGCCCTGGACGGGTTTGACGACGTAGTCGTCGGCGCCCGACTCCAGACCGACGACCACGTCGATGTCGTCGTTGCGCGCGGTCAGCAGGATGATCGGCAACTGGTCGGTGCGCCGGACGCGACGGCACACCTCGAAACCGTCGATGCCGGGCAGCATCACGTCCAGCACGATCAGGTCCGGCCGCTGCTCGCGCAACAGCTTCAGACCGTCCTCACCGCTGGCAGCAGTGGCCACCCGGTGGCCCTGGCGGGTCAGGGAGAGCTCCAGGGCCGTACGGATGGCGTCGTCGTCCTCGATCAGCAACAGGGAAGGCACCCGCTCATTCTGGCCCATGAGGGGGTGGGTGTTCGACCTGTGGGTGCGGATGGGGCCCCGCCACGCCGCCGGACCCTGTGAAGGAACGGTGCTGCGGCCGTGACGGACCCCTGTGACAGCTCTGTGACAGTCGGCGGACACGGCCATGAAGTCGCCGGGGCAAGCTTTTCGTCACAGGCAACACCGGAAGTCCACGACGGGGGGCGCGAGATGAACACGCTGAAGGGCACCAACACCAGCGCAGTGGTCACGCGTCTGCACGACGTGCACGCACACCGGGGTTCCGAGAAGTCCGGTGCCGTGAGCGGGCGGGGGTGCGCTCGCGGCACCGGGCGTCAGCACACCGCGTACATGACGGTGGTCGACGCGAACACGGGGGACACGGGGGCAACGAGGAACGAGGGGGACCGGGGGGAGCGGCGGTCCCTGTCGGAGGCGGAGTTCACCGCCTATGTCCAGGAGCGCCGCTCCTCCCTGTACGCCACCGCCTACCACCTCACCGGCGACCGCTTCGAGGCCGAGGACCTGCTGCAGAGCGCACTGTTCTCGACGTACCGGGCGTGGGACCGGATCAGTGACAAGGCGGCGGTCGGGGGCTACCTGCGCCGCACCATGACCAACCTGCACATCAGCGCCTGGCGGCGCCGCAAGCTCAACGAGTACCCGACCGAGGAACTGCCGGAGAGGCCCGGCGACATGGACGCGATGCGCGGCACCGAGCTGCGCACCGTCCTGTGGCAGGCGCTGGCCCGGCTGTCCGAACTCCAGCGCACCATGCTGGTCCTGCGC is a genomic window containing:
- a CDS encoding SigE family RNA polymerase sigma factor, giving the protein MNTLKGTNTSAVVTRLHDVHAHRGSEKSGAVSGRGCARGTGRQHTAYMTVVDANTGDTGATRNEGDRGERRSLSEAEFTAYVQERRSSLYATAYHLTGDRFEAEDLLQSALFSTYRAWDRISDKAAVGGYLRRTMTNLHISAWRRRKLNEYPTEELPERPGDMDAMRGTELRTVLWQALARLSELQRTMLVLRYYEGRTDPEIADILDISVGTVKSSIWRSLRRLREDEVLSFGRDQEDAFGELVA
- the afsQ1 gene encoding two-component system response regulator AfsQ1 translates to MPSLLLIEDDDAIRTALELSLTRQGHRVATAASGEDGLKLLREQRPDLIVLDVMLPGIDGFEVCRRVRRTDQLPIILLTARNDDIDVVVGLESGADDYVVKPVQGRVLDARIRAVLRRGERESTDSASFGSLVIDRSAMTVTKNGEDLQLTPTELRLLLELSRRPGQALSRQQLLRLVWEHDYLGDSRLVDACVQRLRAKVEDVPSSPTLIRTVRGVGYRLDPPQ
- a CDS encoding sensor histidine kinase → MTKEHQGGLRGWAAARKGVWSWLRFTSLRLRLVLVFGLVALTAAVSASGIAYWLNREAVLTRTQDAVLRGFEQEMQNRAGALPEHPTQDELQHTAGQMANSSQRFSVLLVAEKAGGGAVYGSSGGLGGFALSDVPESLRGAVNKEQKVTSANKQPYHLYWQRITDDGTPYLVAGTKVIGGGPTGYMLKSLEPEAKDLNSLAWSLGIATAVALLGSALLAQALATTVLKPVHRLGVAARRLGEGKLDTRLRVSGTDELADLSRTFNSAAEALEKRVADMAGREQASRRFVADMSHELRTPLTALTAVTEVLEEELEFASEGEGGSFDPMVEPAVRLVVSETRRLNDLVENLMEVTRFDAGTARLVLDDVDVVDQITACIDARAWLDAVELDAERGIHARLDPRRLDVILANLIGNALKHGGSPVRVSVSRADDEIVIRVRDNGPGIPEDVLPHVFDRFYKASASRPRSEGSGLGLSIALENAHIHGGRISAENSPGGGAVFTLWLPQDPSPPAEGDGAGAGSPGDAPGDGSKDTVRGKDAKGQV